From a region of the Sulfuriferula plumbiphila genome:
- the dnaN gene encoding DNA polymerase III subunit beta, protein MLLLEAERDTLLFPLQAVTGVVEKRHTLPILSNVLIEKNAGVLAMTATDLEIQIRTSTQASATEDNFAITVSAKKLQDICRALPDKAHIRLEASDEHIQITAGKSRFNLQTLPAADFPVIESNGETESRASLPQKTFKHLIERVQYAMAQQDIRYYLNGMLLVLNGKTIMVVATDGHRLSLASAELEQESASLEIIVPRKTVQELGRQLTDSDDLIHIKVRRNQVAFNFARIELVSKVIEGKFPDYNRVIPSNHSNVLQVARTALLQALQRVAILSNEKFRGVRLVLSQSELRIICNNNEQEEAQEELEVDYHGEALDIGFNVSYLLDALNNLSCDTVQCLFDDANSSMLLIQPDDAGFKYVVMPMRI, encoded by the coding sequence AGAAGCAGAACGTGATACTTTGCTTTTTCCCCTGCAAGCCGTTACCGGAGTAGTGGAAAAACGCCATACGCTCCCTATCCTGTCGAACGTGCTGATTGAAAAAAATGCGGGGGTGTTGGCCATGACAGCGACGGATCTGGAAATCCAGATACGAACTTCTACCCAGGCGAGTGCAACCGAAGACAATTTTGCCATTACCGTATCAGCAAAAAAATTACAGGATATTTGCCGTGCCCTACCGGACAAAGCGCATATCCGTCTTGAGGCCAGTGACGAACATATACAAATCACGGCCGGAAAAAGCCGTTTTAACCTGCAAACCCTGCCAGCTGCGGACTTCCCGGTGATAGAATCCAATGGCGAAACAGAAAGCCGCGCCAGTCTTCCACAAAAAACGTTCAAACACCTGATTGAGCGGGTCCAGTATGCGATGGCGCAGCAGGATATCCGCTATTACCTTAACGGCATGTTGCTGGTGCTGAACGGCAAAACCATCATGGTAGTTGCAACAGACGGCCATCGCCTGAGCCTTGCATCTGCAGAACTGGAACAAGAAAGCGCGTCGCTGGAGATTATAGTTCCGCGCAAAACCGTGCAGGAGTTAGGCAGGCAGTTAACAGACAGCGATGACCTGATTCATATCAAAGTGCGCAGAAACCAGGTGGCGTTCAATTTTGCCAGGATAGAACTGGTTTCCAAGGTAATCGAAGGCAAGTTTCCAGATTACAACCGCGTTATCCCCAGTAACCACAGCAATGTGCTCCAGGTTGCGAGAACAGCATTGCTGCAGGCGCTACAACGTGTGGCCATCCTCTCCAACGAAAAATTCAGAGGCGTACGTCTGGTACTGAGCCAGAGCGAATTACGCATTATTTGTAATAACAATGAACAGGAAGAAGCGCAGGAAGAACTGGAGGTCGATTACCATGGGGAAGCACTGGATATTGGCTTCAACGTTTCCTATTTGCTGGATGCGTTGAATAATTTGTCGTGTGACACAGTTCAATGCCTGTTTGACGACGCGAACAGCAGCATGCTGTTGATTCAACCGGATGATGCCGGCTTCAAATATGTCGTGATGCCGATGCGCATCTAA